A window of Rufibacter sp. LB8 contains these coding sequences:
- a CDS encoding amidase, translated as MNRRNFLRTGSLASITLSAFGLGACSTAATGSRTTKSTATLDSGPAPDAFQLNELTIRDLQVQMQNGKMSSRDITKLYLDRIQAIDKSGHKLNSVIEVNPDALQIAEAMDRERKAGKVRGPMHGIPVLIKDNIDTADKMSTSAGTLALADNKASKDAFIVQKLREAGAVLLGKTNLSEWANFRSTKSTSGWSARGGQTKNPYVLDRTPCGSSSGSGVAVAANLCAVAIGTETNGSIVCPAAVSGVVGFKPTVGTTSRTGIIPISHTQDTAGPIGRTVTDVAILLGTITGIDAADAVTSESKGKTQADYTQFLDANGLQGKPIGVEKSFLQSNADIDLLLQNALAVLKSKGATIVEVEVMKEIRKVSGSSFKILQYEFKDGVNKYLSTANAKVKTLSDVIAFNKQNAAQSMPYFKQEILEMSDKLGDLNTKEYKEIIEKQVTGSREAINKIMQDNNLDAITGPTYGPSWCIDLVNGDSFTGYGLSTPAAISGFPHITVPFGQVQGLPIGLSFFGKAYADGEILKLAYAYEQASKMRKAPTFLRTTIPS; from the coding sequence ATGAACAGACGAAACTTCCTTAGAACCGGCTCTTTGGCCAGTATTACCTTATCGGCCTTTGGCCTGGGCGCGTGCAGCACTGCCGCCACGGGCAGCCGAACCACTAAAAGCACCGCTACCCTAGACTCCGGCCCCGCACCCGATGCCTTTCAATTAAACGAACTCACCATCCGGGATTTGCAGGTGCAGATGCAGAACGGCAAAATGTCTTCCAGAGACATCACCAAACTGTATTTAGACCGCATTCAGGCCATTGACAAAAGTGGTCACAAATTGAATTCCGTAATTGAGGTAAACCCAGACGCCCTGCAGATTGCCGAGGCCATGGACCGCGAGCGAAAAGCCGGAAAAGTGCGTGGCCCCATGCACGGCATTCCGGTTTTGATCAAGGACAACATTGACACCGCAGATAAGATGTCCACCTCGGCGGGCACGCTGGCGCTAGCCGATAACAAAGCGAGCAAAGACGCTTTCATTGTGCAGAAACTCCGTGAGGCAGGCGCCGTGCTCTTAGGCAAAACCAACCTCAGCGAATGGGCGAATTTCAGATCCACCAAATCTACCAGCGGTTGGAGCGCACGCGGCGGACAGACTAAAAACCCGTATGTGCTGGACCGTACCCCCTGTGGTTCCAGTTCGGGTTCTGGCGTGGCGGTGGCGGCTAATTTGTGCGCTGTGGCCATCGGGACGGAGACCAACGGTTCTATTGTGTGTCCGGCGGCGGTGAGTGGCGTGGTGGGTTTCAAACCCACGGTGGGCACGACCAGCCGAACAGGCATCATTCCTATCTCGCACACGCAGGACACCGCCGGGCCCATTGGCAGAACCGTGACCGATGTAGCTATTCTGTTGGGCACCATCACCGGGATTGATGCCGCAGACGCGGTGACTTCTGAAAGCAAAGGCAAAACCCAAGCAGACTACACCCAGTTTTTAGATGCCAACGGCCTGCAGGGCAAGCCCATTGGCGTGGAGAAATCTTTCCTGCAGTCCAACGCAGACATTGACCTGCTGCTCCAAAACGCCTTGGCCGTGCTCAAAAGCAAAGGCGCCACCATTGTGGAGGTGGAAGTGATGAAGGAAATCAGGAAAGTCTCCGGCTCCAGCTTCAAGATTCTGCAGTACGAATTCAAAGACGGCGTGAACAAGTACCTGTCAACGGCCAACGCCAAAGTAAAAACCCTGAGTGACGTGATTGCCTTCAACAAGCAGAACGCGGCGCAGTCCATGCCCTATTTTAAGCAGGAAATTCTGGAGATGTCAGACAAACTAGGCGACCTCAACACCAAGGAATACAAAGAGATTATTGAAAAGCAGGTGACCGGTTCGCGCGAGGCTATCAACAAAATCATGCAAGACAACAACCTGGACGCCATCACCGGTCCCACCTACGGCCCGTCTTGGTGCATTGACCTGGTAAACGGCGATTCTTTTACGGGTTATGGTTTGTCTACCCCGGCGGCTATCTCCGGCTTCCCGCACATCACGGTTCCCTTCGGGCAGGTGCAAGGCTTGCCAATCGGCCTTTCGTTTTTTGGTAAGGCGTACGCTGACGGTGAGATTTTAAAGCTGGCCTACGCTTATGAGCAAGCCTCTAAAATGCGCAAGGCTCCTACGTTTTTGAGAACTACTATTCCTAGTTAA
- a CDS encoding lytic transglycosylase domain-containing protein, translated as MTNQLWKFLAVAVALLFTVHLCSQQTAPTAENENGGKLDLGGRVIKAPTLPSAMSFAGEPVPLEVPDVAERLDRELLINSYLHTSTLLGLKRMQRYLPEITQLLKENDIPEDFVYLSLAESLFSQVTSPAGAAGFWQLMPDTARGYGLIVNSEVDERFHVQKATLAASRYLKSAKKRFGSWTNAAASYNRGMNGLDRALQKQKVGSFYDLYLNDETSRYLFRILALKEVLGNPERYGFVLPAEQGYQPLAARTVNVTSTIPDLPAFALAQHTNYKTLRLLNPWIKDYKLTVAPGKEFVLLLPKK; from the coding sequence ATGACAAATCAACTTTGGAAATTCTTGGCTGTGGCGGTGGCTTTACTGTTCACGGTGCATTTATGCAGCCAGCAGACGGCGCCCACGGCAGAAAATGAAAACGGCGGTAAACTGGATTTGGGCGGCAGGGTCATCAAAGCGCCCACCTTGCCATCGGCTATGTCATTTGCGGGGGAACCCGTGCCGCTGGAGGTGCCAGATGTGGCCGAACGCCTGGACCGCGAACTCCTCATCAATTCGTACCTGCACACCAGCACCTTGCTGGGCCTCAAACGCATGCAACGCTACCTGCCTGAAATCACGCAACTCCTGAAGGAAAATGACATACCCGAAGATTTTGTGTACCTGTCGCTGGCCGAGAGTTTGTTTAGCCAGGTGACCTCGCCGGCGGGCGCTGCTGGGTTTTGGCAGTTAATGCCCGACACGGCCCGCGGCTACGGCCTCATAGTCAACAGCGAGGTAGATGAACGGTTCCATGTGCAGAAAGCTACGTTAGCTGCCTCCCGGTATTTGAAATCGGCTAAGAAACGGTTTGGCTCCTGGACCAATGCGGCCGCCTCCTACAACCGGGGCATGAACGGCCTGGACCGGGCCCTGCAGAAGCAGAAAGTAGGTTCGTTCTATGACCTCTATTTAAACGATGAAACCTCCAGGTACCTGTTCCGGATTCTGGCGCTCAAGGAAGTGTTGGGTAACCCGGAAAGATATGGGTTTGTGCTGCCTGCAGAACAGGGTTACCAACCGTTGGCGGCCAGAACCGTGAACGTGACCAGCACCATACCAGACCTCCCGGCGTTTGCCCTGGCGCAACATACCAATTACAAGACTTTAAGGCTGCTCAACCCCTGGATCAAAGACTACAAGTTAACCGTGGCGCCGGGCAAGGAATTTGTGTTGCTGCTGCCAAAGAAATAA
- a CDS encoding P1 family peptidase: protein MRNLLFLCFLLSFCLQSNAQTRKRAREYGVKIGVLPTGPLNAITDVAGLKVGQVTLVQGQDIRTGVTAILPHGGNLFQDKVPAAVFIGNGFGKLAGSTQIKELGNMESPIVLTNTLAVGTALNAVVDFTLRQPGNETVQSVNAVIGETNDGGLNDIRSRPVKEEHVLEAITQAKTGPVQEGNVGAGTGTVCFGFKGGIGTSSRKLPASLGGYTVGVLVQTNFGGVLQIDGAPVGEALERFSFRQQILEKADGSCMIVVATDAPVDARNLERLAQRAMLGLAKTGGIASNGSGDYVLSFSTNPGLRIPHTSKDKTQQISVLRNDEMSPLFLATIEATEEAIINSLFMAETMVGKDKTVVPALPLDKTLEILKKHHVR from the coding sequence ATGCGAAACCTGCTTTTTCTTTGTTTTCTGTTAAGTTTCTGCCTCCAAAGCAATGCCCAAACCCGTAAGCGCGCCCGCGAATACGGCGTGAAGATTGGCGTGCTGCCCACTGGTCCGCTCAATGCGATCACAGACGTGGCAGGCCTGAAAGTGGGGCAAGTGACCCTGGTGCAGGGCCAGGACATCCGGACGGGCGTTACGGCCATTCTTCCGCACGGCGGCAACTTGTTTCAGGACAAAGTGCCGGCGGCGGTTTTTATAGGCAATGGCTTCGGGAAGCTGGCGGGCAGCACGCAGATCAAGGAGTTAGGCAATATGGAATCACCTATTGTTCTCACCAATACGCTGGCGGTGGGCACGGCCCTGAACGCGGTGGTGGATTTTACGCTTCGGCAACCGGGCAATGAAACGGTGCAATCGGTGAATGCGGTCATAGGCGAAACCAACGACGGCGGCCTCAATGACATCAGAAGCAGACCTGTGAAAGAAGAACATGTGCTGGAAGCCATCACCCAGGCCAAAACCGGTCCGGTGCAGGAAGGAAATGTGGGCGCAGGAACGGGCACGGTCTGTTTCGGGTTTAAGGGCGGCATTGGGACCTCGTCAAGGAAACTGCCGGCCAGTTTGGGCGGGTACACGGTAGGCGTGCTGGTGCAGACCAATTTTGGGGGCGTACTGCAGATTGACGGCGCGCCGGTGGGCGAGGCCCTGGAACGTTTCTCCTTCCGGCAGCAGATTCTGGAAAAAGCCGACGGTTCCTGCATGATTGTGGTGGCCACCGATGCGCCCGTAGACGCCCGTAATTTGGAACGCCTGGCCCAACGCGCCATGCTGGGACTGGCCAAAACCGGCGGCATCGCCTCTAACGGCAGCGGCGATTACGTGCTTTCGTTTTCCACCAACCCCGGCCTCCGGATTCCGCACACATCCAAAGACAAAACCCAGCAAATCTCAGTGTTGAGAAACGATGAAATGTCACCCTTGTTTCTGGCCACCATTGAAGCCACGGAGGAGGCCATCATCAACTCACTTTTTATGGCCGAAACTATGGTGGGCAAAGACAAAACCGTGGTTCCCGCGCTTCCGTTAGACAAAACCCTTGAAATTCTTAAAAAACACCATGTCCGGTAA
- a CDS encoding aminotransferase class IV has protein sequence MKFLKNTMSGNSSFIAYLNGEFLPLENAFLHVSDLAIQRGYGIFDFFKVQQGQPLFLPDYLNRFYASAMLMGLPVPVSEEELTSIIQALLQKNGQTEAGIKMILTGGYSENGYDPATPNFLITQHALTLPSEAQIATGIKVITHEYVRELAAAKTINYIVGIKLIQQVRAQNADDVLYHQAGVVSEFPRSNIFMVTEENTLVTPELNVLQGITRKNVLELAQGHYKTEVRPITLQELATAKEAFMTSTTKRLLPIVQVDNQIIGIGKPGTVTLSLLKKLVGLEEKYIASAK, from the coding sequence TTGAAATTCTTAAAAAACACCATGTCCGGTAATTCTTCTTTCATTGCCTACCTCAACGGGGAATTTCTTCCTCTGGAAAACGCTTTTCTGCACGTCAGTGATTTGGCCATTCAGCGGGGCTACGGCATTTTTGACTTCTTTAAAGTGCAACAGGGGCAACCGCTGTTTTTGCCAGATTACCTGAACAGGTTTTATGCCTCGGCCATGCTGATGGGTTTGCCCGTGCCGGTTTCAGAAGAAGAGCTGACTTCTATCATTCAAGCGTTACTTCAGAAAAATGGCCAGACCGAAGCAGGAATTAAAATGATTTTGACCGGCGGCTACTCAGAAAACGGGTATGACCCGGCCACGCCAAACTTTCTTATCACGCAGCATGCGCTCACGCTGCCCTCAGAGGCGCAGATTGCCACTGGTATCAAGGTCATCACGCATGAATACGTGCGGGAACTGGCAGCGGCCAAGACCATCAATTACATAGTGGGCATCAAGTTGATTCAGCAGGTAAGAGCCCAAAATGCCGATGACGTGCTGTACCACCAGGCCGGCGTGGTGTCTGAATTCCCCAGAAGCAATATTTTCATGGTCACGGAAGAGAATACGCTGGTGACGCCAGAGCTGAACGTGCTGCAAGGCATTACCCGCAAAAATGTACTGGAACTGGCGCAAGGCCATTACAAAACCGAGGTCCGGCCCATCACTTTGCAGGAGCTTGCCACCGCCAAAGAAGCGTTCATGACCAGTACTACCAAACGCCTGCTACCCATTGTACAAGTAGACAACCAAATTATTGGTATTGGCAAGCCAGGTACAGTGACGCTTTCTTTGCTGAAGAAGTTGGTTGGCCTGGAAGAGAAATACATAGCCTCGGCGAAGTAA
- a CDS encoding chemotaxis protein CheB, with protein sequence MKSTTAAAPILKTDHYLIGIGASAGGLEAIHKLFDHFPSNSSFAFVIIQHLSPDHKSLMAELLSKHTKMQVQEAEDNMRTKPNCVYVLPSGKQLTLQNGRLHLVNQVRNREPNFAIDVFFESLAKDRGRHAIGIVLSGTGTDGSKGIKKIKAAGGMVMVQEPSSAKFDGMPKSAIETGVVDYVFPPEQMPHEIMEFTRQIPLVKVLIDNSQEEKDDKVLDEILDLICTHTQANFKNYKQATIYRRLKKRMDQHRISTLPDYLHFIHENPAEIKLLCQEFLIGVTRFFRDPEAFALLENEVVPDLVNRTPEDQIIKVWVTACSTGEEVYSIAILFHEHLARTGKQTQVKLFATDIDDRAIQAASKGSYSSSSTKELSPERLSRYFNQNNNRYTIKEHIRKMVIFAQHDLQKDPPFSRLDLVTCRNMLIYLNPELQRKVLSIFPYSLKLNGYLLLGPSEHIGELKNYFAEKNRKWKLYQKNKESQGVQHNYGLTKQTNLVAQDVPASLKNAQLQQYNEKFMDAVAEDFKVTGLYLDENFQLLHGIGDFNRYLKLPPKRLHLNLLKMVPKELAVTLSVDIRKVLKNQKPVARQVMMQLDGENHLVHLTVKPIAVEQDQPKVFLVLLQEAGKASPALKALSDAHQITEADAEYFQQLTAMEIELKEARESLHLMVQDLSTSNEELQSTNEELMSSNEELQSSNEEMQSLNEELHTVNSEHQIKIKELQELNEDLDNYIRGSNISQLFLDHQLVIRKFTPSIKALINIIDLDLGRPIHHISHNLRYNRFMEDLQLVNNTSVEVEQELETIDGKYYLMRILPYLKHDGNKDGVVLSFVDVTTLKNLSNVVQGVLNSSLNNIMALQAVRGSDNAVTDFKWLLLNKQAEQLIGKSHAQLVNQPLQEEATFLKKSGLIKKLVHVLDSGTSLHAEQHLDIHGHRAWYEVSAAKMGNSITLTMADITDKKISEEKILVAYEDLKYAEENLIKLNGQLEKRVTERTQELSNSQERFKLVSMATNDVVWDWDLITNHFWWSDSLEQILGYAPQEMGKGISSWLDKVHPEDQIRITKGINQAINMGKDQWVDEFRICRADGVYAFVYNRAYILQNEYKVPYRVLGSFIDLSDLKNTQVKLEETNAHLMRVIEDLDNFVYTASHDLKAPIHNIEALLRELQIELPKKEFEQVDVKQIMAMMQGAVERFKKTISNLTEITKLQNENRTETSVVDLQELVEEVVLDLDPLVREADAQLEIEVSGCPEVSFSEKNLRSIIYNLLSNAIKYRSRERQPLVQVSCHREGSYAVLTVTDNGLGMNPEQEEQLFSMFKRFHDHVEGSGIGLYMVKKIVHNAGGELEVTTKLGEGSSFKIYLKQDTAEA encoded by the coding sequence ATGAAGAGTACCACCGCCGCTGCCCCCATCCTCAAAACAGACCACTACCTTATTGGCATTGGTGCGTCTGCCGGGGGGTTAGAGGCCATCCATAAACTGTTTGACCATTTCCCCAGCAACTCCAGCTTCGCGTTTGTCATCATTCAGCACCTGTCGCCGGACCACAAAAGCCTGATGGCCGAACTGCTTTCCAAGCACACTAAAATGCAGGTGCAGGAAGCCGAAGACAACATGCGCACCAAGCCCAACTGCGTATATGTGCTGCCCAGCGGCAAACAACTCACGCTCCAGAACGGTCGGCTGCATTTAGTGAACCAGGTACGCAACCGGGAGCCTAACTTCGCCATAGATGTGTTTTTTGAGTCACTGGCCAAAGACCGGGGCCGCCATGCCATTGGCATTGTGCTCTCGGGCACGGGCACAGACGGCAGCAAGGGCATCAAGAAAATTAAGGCGGCGGGCGGCATGGTCATGGTGCAGGAACCTTCCTCGGCCAAGTTTGACGGCATGCCCAAAAGCGCCATTGAAACCGGCGTGGTGGACTACGTGTTTCCGCCGGAGCAGATGCCCCATGAAATCATGGAGTTTACCCGCCAGATTCCGTTGGTGAAGGTGCTTATTGACAACAGCCAGGAAGAAAAAGATGACAAGGTGCTGGACGAAATTCTGGACCTAATCTGCACGCACACCCAAGCCAATTTCAAAAACTACAAACAGGCCACCATTTACCGGCGCTTGAAAAAGCGCATGGACCAGCACAGAATCAGCACGCTGCCAGACTACCTGCATTTCATCCATGAAAACCCGGCAGAGATCAAGTTGCTGTGCCAGGAATTCCTGATTGGCGTGACCCGCTTTTTTAGAGACCCGGAGGCGTTTGCTTTGCTGGAGAACGAGGTGGTGCCAGACCTGGTAAACAGAACCCCAGAGGACCAAATCATTAAAGTCTGGGTCACGGCCTGCAGCACCGGCGAGGAAGTCTATTCCATTGCCATACTGTTCCATGAGCACCTCGCCAGAACAGGTAAGCAGACCCAGGTGAAACTTTTTGCCACAGACATTGATGACCGGGCCATTCAGGCGGCATCTAAAGGCTCGTATTCCAGTTCCTCTACCAAAGAATTATCGCCGGAGCGGCTGTCACGGTATTTCAACCAAAACAACAACCGCTACACCATCAAAGAACACATCCGGAAGATGGTCATCTTCGCGCAGCATGACCTGCAGAAAGACCCGCCGTTCAGCCGCCTGGACCTGGTCACCTGCCGCAACATGCTCATTTACCTCAACCCAGAGCTGCAGCGCAAGGTCTTGTCTATTTTTCCGTATTCCTTGAAGCTGAACGGCTATCTGCTGTTAGGCCCCAGCGAGCACATTGGCGAACTCAAGAACTACTTCGCAGAGAAAAACCGCAAGTGGAAACTCTACCAGAAAAACAAAGAAAGCCAGGGCGTACAGCACAACTACGGCCTCACCAAGCAAACCAATCTGGTGGCGCAAGACGTGCCGGCCTCGCTTAAAAACGCGCAGCTGCAGCAGTACAATGAGAAGTTCATGGATGCCGTGGCCGAGGATTTTAAAGTAACTGGCCTGTACCTGGACGAGAATTTCCAGCTGCTGCACGGCATTGGCGACTTTAACCGCTACTTAAAACTGCCTCCCAAGCGCCTGCATCTCAACCTGCTCAAGATGGTGCCCAAAGAACTGGCCGTGACCCTGAGCGTGGACATACGCAAGGTGCTCAAAAACCAGAAACCCGTGGCCCGCCAGGTCATGATGCAGCTAGACGGCGAAAACCACCTGGTGCACCTCACCGTGAAACCCATAGCGGTGGAGCAGGATCAGCCCAAGGTGTTTCTGGTGCTGCTGCAGGAGGCCGGCAAAGCCAGCCCCGCGCTTAAAGCCCTGAGTGACGCCCACCAAATCACCGAAGCAGACGCCGAGTATTTCCAGCAGCTCACCGCCATGGAAATTGAACTGAAGGAGGCCCGCGAAAGCCTTCACCTCATGGTACAGGACCTGAGCACCTCTAATGAAGAACTGCAGTCCACTAATGAGGAGCTCATGTCTTCCAATGAGGAACTGCAGAGTTCCAACGAGGAAATGCAGAGCCTCAATGAGGAATTGCACACCGTGAACTCAGAGCACCAGATTAAAATAAAAGAACTGCAGGAACTCAACGAGGACCTGGACAACTACATACGCGGCTCCAACATCAGCCAACTCTTTCTGGACCACCAGTTGGTCATCAGAAAATTCACGCCGTCCATTAAGGCCCTCATCAACATCATTGACCTGGACCTGGGACGGCCCATTCACCACATCTCCCACAACCTGCGCTACAACCGGTTCATGGAAGACTTACAGCTGGTGAACAACACGTCTGTGGAGGTAGAGCAGGAACTGGAAACCATAGACGGCAAGTATTACCTCATGCGCATTTTGCCCTACCTCAAGCATGACGGCAACAAAGACGGCGTGGTGCTCAGCTTTGTGGACGTGACCACGCTCAAAAACCTGAGCAACGTGGTACAGGGCGTGCTCAACAGCTCACTCAACAACATCATGGCGCTGCAGGCCGTGCGGGGCAGTGACAACGCCGTGACGGACTTTAAGTGGCTTTTGCTGAACAAGCAGGCGGAGCAGCTCATTGGTAAATCTCATGCCCAACTGGTGAACCAACCTTTGCAGGAAGAAGCCACATTTCTGAAGAAAAGCGGCCTGATCAAGAAGCTGGTGCACGTGCTGGATTCCGGCACCTCCCTGCATGCTGAGCAGCACCTGGACATTCACGGCCACCGGGCCTGGTATGAAGTATCGGCGGCCAAGATGGGCAACAGCATCACGCTCACCATGGCAGACATCACCGATAAGAAAATAAGCGAGGAGAAGATTCTGGTGGCCTATGAAGACCTTAAGTACGCTGAGGAAAACCTGATTAAACTGAACGGGCAATTGGAGAAACGCGTGACCGAGCGCACCCAGGAACTGAGCAACAGCCAGGAACGGTTCAAGCTGGTTTCCATGGCTACCAATGACGTGGTCTGGGACTGGGACCTCATCACCAACCATTTCTGGTGGTCCGACAGCCTGGAGCAGATTCTGGGCTATGCCCCCCAAGAAATGGGCAAAGGCATCAGCAGTTGGTTAGACAAAGTACACCCAGAAGACCAGATCCGCATCACCAAAGGCATAAACCAGGCCATTAACATGGGCAAAGACCAGTGGGTAGATGAATTCAGGATCTGCCGGGCCGACGGCGTCTATGCGTTTGTCTACAACCGCGCCTACATTCTGCAGAACGAATACAAAGTACCCTACCGCGTGCTGGGCTCATTCATTGACCTTTCAGACCTTAAGAACACGCAGGTGAAACTGGAGGAAACCAACGCCCACCTCATGCGCGTGATTGAGGATCTGGACAACTTTGTGTACACTGCTTCGCATGATTTAAAGGCACCCATCCATAACATAGAGGCCCTGCTGCGTGAACTCCAGATTGAATTGCCCAAGAAGGAATTTGAACAGGTAGACGTGAAGCAAATCATGGCCATGATGCAGGGTGCCGTGGAGCGCTTCAAAAAAACCATTTCCAACCTCACTGAAATCACCAAGCTGCAGAACGAAAACCGCACCGAAACCTCTGTGGTGGATTTGCAGGAATTAGTGGAGGAAGTAGTGCTGGACCTGGACCCGTTGGTACGTGAGGCCGATGCCCAGCTTGAGATTGAGGTGTCTGGCTGCCCGGAGGTTTCCTTCTCAGAGAAAAACCTAAGAAGTATTATCTACAACCTGCTATCCAACGCCATTAAATACCGCTCCCGGGAGCGGCAACCGCTGGTGCAGGTAAGCTGCCACCGCGAAGGTTCCTATGCCGTGCTCACTGTCACTGACAACGGCCTGGGCATGAACCCCGAGCAGGAAGAGCAGCTTTTCTCCATGTTCAAACGGTTCCATGACCACGTGGAAGGCTCTGGCATTGGCCTGTACATGGTCAAGAAGATTGTGCACAACGCCGGCGGTGAGTTGGAAGTGACCACCAAATTAGGCGAAGGCTCTTCGTTTAAAATCTACCTCAAACAAGATACCGCAGAGGCTTAG
- a CDS encoding GAF domain-containing protein codes for MDTIKAPIDVTLDKNYDSAFCGSIPLHLVNLIQPHGVLLTLSRQDLVIIQVSENAADVLGTTVEALLDQPLAQYLDDALFLDLKAKINSDNGQEKIPFSVTLYINGAPLHFIAQVHARDQLVLVELEKSEPATANQNFLAHYQQIKYVTTLLKQAENAQDLAQIAVAEIKKLSGFDRVLAYQFDPHWNGIVIGEAKEPDMESFLGLRFPASDVPKQARELYFKNPYRLIPNRDYTPVRLLPVINPVTNQFTDLSDCSLRSVAGVHLEYLGNMGVLASMSLPLIIDNQLWGLISCHHRNPLNPTYEMRSALELLSGIISAQLAGKEREKAILFKSQLRHVYAQLLEQLHGKPHFMEGLFVKGKGMEELLNLSGAAVVFEGGLLTSGQTPSAQEIKELVFWLRRNKTDKTYCTDTLPSNYLRAKDFKQVASGLIALPINPEHGEFILGFRPEVLQTVNWGGNPNQAVQMEPDGKNYHPRNSFAQYQETVKNTSLPWLAEELETAEALRSAVLEKIIKDRY; via the coding sequence ATGGATACCATCAAAGCGCCCATTGACGTCACCTTAGACAAGAACTATGATTCTGCCTTCTGTGGTAGCATTCCCTTGCATTTGGTCAACCTCATTCAGCCGCACGGGGTTTTGCTCACCCTCTCCCGCCAGGACCTGGTCATTATACAGGTGAGTGAGAACGCCGCCGATGTGTTGGGAACCACTGTGGAGGCCCTTTTAGACCAACCTCTGGCTCAGTACCTGGATGATGCTTTGTTCCTGGACCTGAAAGCCAAGATCAACAGTGACAACGGGCAGGAGAAAATTCCGTTCAGCGTAACGCTTTACATCAATGGCGCGCCTCTGCATTTCATTGCGCAGGTGCATGCCCGTGACCAGCTGGTGCTGGTGGAACTGGAGAAAAGCGAACCCGCCACGGCCAACCAAAACTTTCTGGCCCATTACCAACAGATTAAATACGTGACCACGCTGCTCAAGCAGGCAGAGAACGCCCAGGACCTGGCGCAGATTGCCGTGGCCGAAATCAAGAAACTTTCGGGGTTTGACCGCGTGCTGGCCTACCAGTTTGACCCGCATTGGAACGGCATTGTCATAGGGGAAGCCAAAGAACCCGACATGGAATCTTTCCTGGGGCTTCGGTTCCCGGCTTCAGACGTGCCCAAGCAGGCCCGCGAACTGTATTTCAAAAACCCGTACCGGCTCATTCCCAACCGAGATTACACGCCCGTGCGGCTGTTGCCGGTCATTAACCCGGTCACCAACCAATTCACAGATTTATCTGACTGCAGCCTGCGCAGCGTGGCCGGCGTGCACCTGGAATATCTGGGCAACATGGGCGTGCTGGCGTCTATGTCCCTGCCCCTGATCATTGACAACCAGTTGTGGGGTTTGATTTCCTGCCACCACAGAAACCCGCTGAACCCAACCTATGAAATGCGCTCGGCGTTGGAACTGCTCTCGGGTATTATTTCGGCGCAGCTGGCGGGCAAGGAGCGGGAAAAAGCCATTTTGTTTAAGTCACAACTCCGGCACGTGTACGCCCAGTTACTGGAACAGCTGCATGGCAAACCCCACTTCATGGAAGGCCTTTTTGTCAAAGGCAAGGGCATGGAAGAACTCCTGAATCTGTCTGGTGCGGCAGTGGTGTTTGAAGGCGGCCTGTTGACCAGCGGGCAGACCCCATCGGCGCAGGAAATAAAGGAATTGGTGTTCTGGCTTCGCCGAAATAAAACCGACAAAACGTATTGCACAGACACACTACCCAGCAATTACCTGCGCGCCAAAGATTTCAAGCAGGTGGCCAGCGGCCTCATTGCCCTGCCCATCAATCCAGAGCACGGCGAATTCATTCTGGGGTTCAGGCCAGAGGTGCTACAGACCGTGAACTGGGGTGGCAACCCTAACCAGGCGGTGCAGATGGAACCAGACGGAAAGAATTATCACCCGCGCAACTCTTTCGCCCAGTACCAGGAAACGGTCAAAAACACCTCACTGCCCTGGCTGGCTGAAGAACTGGAGACCGCCGAGGCCCTGCGGAGCGCCGTGCTGGAAAAAATCATCAAAGACCGGTACTAG